A window of Dickeya zeae NCPPB 2538 contains these coding sequences:
- the bglX gene encoding beta-glucosidase BglX, with translation MKWFTPLALAVGLACSPLWAQTPLQQTTAPQATPAHQQQRDAFVNDLMKKMTLDEKIGQLRLISVGPDNPKQAIREMIHNGQVGGIFNTVTRQDIRVMQDQVMQLSRLKIPLFFAYDVVHGQRTVFPIGLGLASSWDMNAVELSAKIAAYEATEDGLNMTWAPMVDITRDPRWGRVSEGFGEDTYLTSEIARVMVKGFQGDDLTGRHSLMTSVKHYALYGAAEGGRDYNTVDMSPQRMFQEYMPPYKAAIDAGSYGVMASLNSINGVPATANRWLLKDVLRDQWHFKGITISDHGAIKELIKHGVAADPSDASRIAVQSGIGMSMSDEYFARYLPDLVKRGVVSMKDIDDACRQVLNMKYDMGLFEDPYRHLGPAGSDPVDTNAESRLHREEARDVARRSLVLLKNRLDILPLKKSGTIAVVGPLADSKRDIIGSWSAAGRPAQAVTVYEGIRKAVGYNARVYYAKGSNITNHPGLIKFLNEYDESVVVDPRSPQAMIDEAVDVAKKSDVVIAVVGESQGMAHEASSRAKITIPPEQKALIAALKATGKPLVLVLMNGRPLDLSREDQQANAILETWFSGTEGGNAIADVLFGDYNPSGKLPMTFPRSVGQIPMYYSHLPTGRPYSAEAPNKYTSHYFDEANGPLYAFGYGLSYTTFAVSDVKLSSPTMKRNGSITASVTITNTGKRAGETVAQLYLHDVVASVSRPVKELRGFQKVMLMPGESRTVTFTLSPKDLMFYNAQMQQVAEPGKFDVMIGLDSQRVKTSSFTLL, from the coding sequence ATGAAATGGTTTACTCCACTGGCGCTCGCGGTCGGTTTGGCCTGTAGCCCGCTTTGGGCGCAAACGCCTCTGCAACAGACAACTGCGCCACAGGCAACGCCCGCTCACCAGCAACAGCGCGATGCTTTCGTTAACGACTTAATGAAAAAAATGACGCTGGATGAAAAGATTGGCCAGCTTCGTTTGATCAGTGTCGGTCCGGATAACCCGAAACAGGCCATCCGCGAGATGATCCACAACGGTCAGGTCGGTGGGATTTTCAACACCGTCACCCGGCAGGATATTCGCGTGATGCAGGATCAGGTAATGCAGTTAAGCCGCCTGAAAATTCCGCTGTTTTTCGCTTATGACGTGGTGCACGGTCAGCGTACCGTATTCCCGATTGGGTTGGGGCTGGCTTCCAGTTGGGACATGAATGCCGTCGAACTGTCGGCAAAGATTGCGGCGTATGAAGCCACCGAAGACGGCCTGAACATGACCTGGGCACCGATGGTGGATATCACCCGCGATCCGCGTTGGGGCCGTGTTTCCGAAGGGTTTGGTGAAGATACATATCTGACCAGTGAAATCGCCCGCGTGATGGTAAAAGGTTTTCAGGGTGATGACCTGACCGGCCGTCACTCGCTGATGACCAGCGTCAAACATTATGCGTTGTATGGCGCGGCAGAGGGCGGGCGTGATTACAACACCGTCGACATGAGCCCGCAGCGCATGTTCCAGGAATATATGCCGCCGTATAAAGCCGCGATTGATGCCGGTAGCTACGGTGTGATGGCCTCGCTCAACTCCATCAACGGTGTACCGGCGACCGCCAACCGCTGGTTGCTCAAAGATGTGCTGCGCGACCAGTGGCATTTCAAAGGTATTACCATCAGCGACCATGGTGCTATCAAAGAACTGATTAAGCATGGCGTGGCGGCAGACCCGAGTGATGCTTCGCGCATCGCGGTGCAATCCGGTATCGGTATGAGTATGAGCGACGAGTATTTCGCGCGTTACCTGCCGGACCTGGTGAAGCGCGGCGTGGTCAGCATGAAAGATATCGATGATGCCTGCCGTCAGGTGCTGAACATGAAATACGACATGGGCCTGTTCGAAGACCCGTATCGTCACCTTGGCCCAGCCGGTTCCGACCCGGTGGATACCAATGCCGAAAGCCGGTTACACCGCGAAGAAGCCCGTGATGTGGCGCGTCGCAGTCTGGTACTGCTGAAAAACCGTCTGGATATTCTGCCGCTGAAAAAATCCGGCACCATCGCGGTTGTTGGCCCGCTGGCTGACAGTAAGCGCGATATTATCGGCAGTTGGTCCGCTGCCGGACGTCCGGCTCAGGCGGTGACCGTATATGAAGGCATCCGTAAAGCCGTCGGGTATAACGCACGGGTTTACTACGCTAAAGGCTCGAACATCACCAATCATCCGGGGTTGATCAAATTCCTCAATGAATATGATGAATCCGTGGTGGTGGACCCGCGCTCGCCGCAGGCAATGATTGATGAAGCGGTCGACGTGGCGAAGAAATCCGATGTGGTGATCGCGGTCGTGGGGGAATCCCAGGGGATGGCGCATGAAGCCTCCAGCCGCGCCAAAATCACTATTCCGCCGGAGCAGAAAGCGCTGATCGCCGCGTTGAAAGCAACCGGTAAACCGCTGGTGCTGGTGCTGATGAATGGCCGTCCGTTGGATCTGAGCCGTGAAGATCAGCAGGCGAACGCGATACTGGAAACCTGGTTTAGCGGTACCGAAGGTGGCAACGCCATCGCCGATGTGCTGTTTGGTGATTACAACCCGTCGGGTAAACTGCCGATGACCTTCCCGCGCTCCGTGGGGCAGATCCCGATGTACTACAGCCACTTGCCAACCGGTCGTCCGTACTCAGCCGAAGCACCCAACAAATACACGTCGCACTATTTTGACGAGGCCAACGGGCCGCTGTATGCGTTCGGTTATGGCCTGAGTTACACCACCTTTGCGGTATCGGACGTGAAGCTCTCCAGCCCGACGATGAAACGTAATGGCAGTATTACCGCGTCGGTGACGATCACCAACACCGGTAAACGGGCTGGCGAAACCGTGGCACAGCTGTATCTGCATGATGTCGTGGCGTCGGTTAGCCGTCCGGTGAAAGAACTGCGTGGTTTCCAGAAGGTGATGTTGATGCCGGGTGAAAGCCGCACCGTGACATTTACCCTGTCACCGAAAGATCTGATGTTCTACAACGCACAGATGCAGCAGGTGGCGGAACCGGGCAAGTTTGACGTGATGATTGGGCTGGATTCCCAGCGTGTGAAAACCAGCAGCTTTACCTTGCTGTAA
- a CDS encoding aspartate aminotransferase family protein: MATRSTIMDTNSFRAEHAAALSDDIRTLTEKRGRVLGESYRLFYRNPVHLVRGEKQYLWDAAGNQYLDVYNNVASIGHCHPAVIEAVHAQMCQLNTHTRYLHDRILDYTEELLTLVPAAITKAMYMCTGSEANDLAIRVARAYSGGTGIIVTREAYHGTSELTSGASPALGSGQPIAATTRLVPAPDRYRVEAPDLGAWFANEIQKQIDDMAAHGIKFAGFLADSIFSSDGVLPGPAGYLQAAIDVVHANGGIFIADEVQPGFARTGDAFWGFARHGIVPDIITMGKPMGNGIPVSALLAKPDVLAAFSDEIPYFNTFGGNPVSMAAAQAVLTVIREEKLQEHSKVVGAQLLKELAGLAARHACVGDVRGAGLFIGFELVSDRDSKTPDKTRALNVIEQLREQRVLTSVAGPHGNVLKLRPTLAFQAHDIDWLVGALDKALSATGS, encoded by the coding sequence ATGGCGACACGTTCAACCATCATGGATACCAACAGCTTCCGGGCTGAACACGCAGCAGCATTGAGCGACGATATCCGCACACTGACCGAAAAACGCGGCAGGGTGCTGGGGGAGTCTTACCGGCTGTTCTACCGTAACCCGGTGCATCTGGTGCGGGGTGAGAAGCAATACCTGTGGGATGCGGCGGGTAACCAGTATCTGGATGTATACAACAACGTCGCCAGTATCGGCCATTGCCACCCGGCGGTCATTGAGGCAGTACACGCGCAGATGTGCCAGCTCAATACGCACACCCGCTACCTGCATGACCGTATTCTGGATTACACCGAAGAGTTGTTGACGCTGGTACCAGCGGCTATCACCAAGGCGATGTACATGTGTACCGGCTCGGAAGCTAACGATCTGGCAATTCGCGTTGCGCGCGCTTACAGCGGTGGTACCGGGATTATCGTGACCCGTGAAGCGTATCACGGCACCAGTGAACTCACGTCCGGTGCGTCGCCAGCGCTGGGCAGTGGACAGCCAATTGCGGCAACGACGCGTCTGGTTCCCGCGCCGGATCGCTATCGTGTCGAGGCACCGGATTTGGGGGCCTGGTTTGCCAATGAAATCCAGAAGCAGATCGATGACATGGCCGCGCACGGCATCAAGTTTGCCGGTTTCCTCGCCGACTCGATTTTCTCTTCTGATGGCGTGTTGCCGGGGCCAGCCGGTTACCTGCAAGCCGCTATCGATGTGGTCCATGCCAACGGCGGCATCTTTATCGCCGACGAAGTACAACCCGGCTTTGCCCGTACCGGTGACGCGTTCTGGGGGTTTGCCCGCCACGGCATCGTGCCGGATATCATCACGATGGGCAAACCGATGGGAAATGGTATTCCGGTTTCGGCGTTGCTGGCGAAACCCGATGTACTGGCGGCATTCAGTGATGAAATTCCCTATTTCAATACCTTCGGTGGTAATCCGGTATCGATGGCGGCGGCACAAGCCGTACTGACGGTGATCCGTGAAGAGAAATTGCAGGAGCACAGCAAGGTCGTCGGTGCCCAGTTACTGAAAGAGCTGGCAGGGCTGGCGGCTCGTCATGCCTGTGTGGGTGATGTTCGCGGTGCCGGGTTGTTTATCGGTTTTGAGCTGGTGAGCGATCGTGATAGCAAAACGCCGGACAAAACGCGCGCGTTGAACGTGATAGAACAGCTGCGTGAACAGCGCGTGCTGACCTCTGTCGCTGGTCCGCACGGCAATGTGCTGAAATTACGCCCGACGCTGGCGTTTCAGGCGCATGATATCGACTGGCTGGTCGGTGCGCTGGATAAGGCACTGAGCGCCACCGGCTCCTGA
- a CDS encoding DeoR/GlpR family DNA-binding transcription regulator has translation MLEETRLHRIRLLLSSLNRVSTDHIIQHLGVSRETVRRDVLKLEAQGVLRRVHGGIVAMDVEPEPPLSVRNTVREQEKRAIAQLAAQQVKAGQTLFIDAGSTTTLLAAELLVLPGMTIITNSLNVALTLTGAETDEHAPHEVILLGGHMGAAAQATSGALTVTEIQRYRADIALLSPVGIASQSGASSFSHHEAAIAGAMSRNARQRIMLADHSKIGVTSRVIYAAPTDIDLLITDSGSSSNADLPALQAACAHVLLA, from the coding sequence ATGCTTGAAGAAACCCGCCTGCACCGTATCCGCCTGCTGCTGTCGTCCCTCAACCGAGTCAGTACTGACCACATCATTCAGCATCTTGGTGTGTCGCGGGAAACCGTGCGGCGTGATGTGCTCAAGCTGGAAGCTCAGGGGGTGTTGCGTCGGGTTCATGGCGGTATCGTCGCGATGGATGTCGAACCGGAGCCACCGCTATCCGTTCGCAACACGGTAAGGGAACAGGAGAAACGGGCGATTGCCCAACTGGCGGCGCAGCAGGTAAAAGCAGGCCAGACATTATTTATTGACGCAGGCAGTACCACCACCTTGCTGGCTGCGGAATTGCTGGTGCTTCCCGGCATGACCATCATTACCAACAGCCTGAACGTTGCGCTGACACTTACCGGCGCAGAAACCGACGAGCATGCGCCACATGAGGTCATTCTGCTCGGCGGCCACATGGGCGCAGCCGCACAGGCCACCAGCGGTGCTCTGACGGTGACGGAAATCCAGCGTTATCGGGCTGATATCGCGCTGCTCTCGCCGGTCGGTATTGCCAGCCAGTCTGGCGCCAGCAGCTTTTCCCACCATGAAGCCGCGATTGCCGGGGCGATGTCTCGCAATGCCAGACAACGCATCATGCTGGCGGATCACAGCAAGATTGGCGTTACCAGCCGTGTTATTTACGCCGCTCCCACGGATATCGACCTGCTGATTACCGACAGTGGCAGCAGCAGTAATGCCGACCTCCCGGCATTGCAGGCGGCTTGCGCTCACGTGCTGTTGGCTTGA
- a CDS encoding glutathione S-transferase family protein, with amino-acid sequence MYQLHIANKNYSSWSLRPWILLKTLDIPFDEILTPFAPAPVQTAFKTFSPTGKVPCLVDDGITVWDSLSITEYLAEKFPAVWPQDKAARAWARSAAAEMHSGFNALRNQCSMSCGVRVELHTITPELQRDVDRLNQLWQEGIERFGGPFLAGTQFSAVDAFFAPVVFRAQTYALPLTGAAAQYASHMLAQPAMQLWYQQALAETWREPSHEEDITAAGRIVQDQRAAS; translated from the coding sequence ATGTATCAGTTGCACATCGCCAATAAAAATTATTCGTCCTGGTCGCTGCGCCCGTGGATCCTGCTGAAAACGCTGGATATCCCGTTTGACGAGATCCTGACCCCGTTTGCCCCCGCCCCCGTCCAGACGGCATTCAAAACGTTCTCACCGACCGGCAAAGTCCCTTGTCTGGTTGACGATGGCATCACCGTCTGGGATTCGCTGTCCATTACCGAATATCTGGCGGAAAAATTTCCAGCGGTCTGGCCGCAAGACAAAGCGGCCCGAGCCTGGGCGCGCAGCGCGGCGGCGGAAATGCATTCCGGTTTTAACGCCTTGCGTAACCAGTGTTCGATGAGTTGCGGCGTGCGGGTGGAACTTCATACCATCACCCCGGAATTGCAACGCGATGTCGACCGGCTCAATCAATTGTGGCAGGAAGGGATAGAACGATTTGGTGGGCCATTTCTGGCAGGCACGCAGTTCAGTGCCGTTGACGCGTTTTTCGCCCCGGTAGTCTTCCGGGCACAAACCTACGCACTGCCATTAACGGGCGCAGCGGCACAGTATGCCAGCCACATGCTGGCACAACCGGCGATGCAGTTATGGTACCAGCAGGCACTGGCAGAAACCTGGCGCGAACCCAGCCATGAAGAGGACATTACGGCAGCGGGCAGAATAGTTCAGGACCAACGGGCGGCGTCGTAA
- the pbpG gene encoding D-alanyl-D-alanine endopeptidase, translating to MNKKFRLSVVSLLLLSAPVCFAAQAVAKTPVTQHAPSRQEIASGSAMVVDMRNNEVLYSSNPDVVVPIASVTKLMTAMVVLDANQPLDELISVDISHTKEMQGVYSRVRLGSEISRHDMLLLALMSSENRAAASLAHHYRGGYQAFITAMNAKARSLGMMHTYYVEPTGLSTSNVSTARDLTKLLIASKQYPLLSQLSTTHEKTAVFTHPSYTLPFRNTNHLIYRPDWNIQLTKTGFTNQAGHCLVMRTVIGGRPVSLVVLDAFGKFTHFADANRLRNWLETGKVSPVPEAALSYKKQKSLASRQPHGSGAGVTAEVDE from the coding sequence ATGAATAAAAAATTTCGGCTTTCCGTTGTAAGCCTGTTGTTGCTTTCCGCCCCTGTGTGTTTTGCCGCACAGGCCGTGGCTAAAACACCTGTGACACAGCATGCCCCATCCCGTCAGGAGATTGCCTCCGGCAGTGCGATGGTGGTGGATATGCGTAATAACGAGGTGCTCTATTCCAGTAATCCGGATGTGGTCGTACCGATTGCCTCTGTGACGAAACTGATGACCGCCATGGTGGTTCTGGATGCCAATCAACCGCTGGACGAGCTGATTTCCGTTGATATCAGCCATACCAAAGAGATGCAAGGGGTGTATTCCCGCGTGCGTCTGGGCAGTGAAATCAGCCGCCACGATATGCTGTTGCTGGCGTTGATGTCGTCGGAAAACCGTGCTGCCGCTAGCCTGGCGCATCACTACCGTGGGGGGTATCAGGCGTTTATCACCGCGATGAACGCTAAAGCGCGTTCGCTTGGCATGATGCATACCTACTATGTGGAGCCGACCGGGCTCTCAACCAGTAATGTGTCTACTGCACGTGATTTGACCAAGTTGCTGATTGCGTCCAAACAGTATCCGCTGTTAAGCCAACTTAGCACCACACATGAAAAAACCGCCGTGTTTACGCACCCGTCGTACACGTTGCCGTTTCGTAACACCAACCACCTGATTTATCGCCCGGACTGGAATATTCAGTTGACCAAGACCGGTTTTACCAATCAGGCAGGTCACTGTCTGGTGATGCGTACGGTGATCGGTGGACGCCCGGTGTCGCTGGTGGTATTGGATGCGTTTGGCAAATTCACCCATTTTGCCGATGCCAATCGTCTGCGTAACTGGCTGGAAACGGGGAAAGTGAGCCCGGTACCGGAAGCGGCGCTGAGCTACAAGAAGCAGAAGTCACTGGCGTCACGCCAGCCGCATGGCAGCGGAGCTGGCGTCACTGCTGAGGTAGATGAATAA
- a CDS encoding epoxyqueuosine reductase QueH has translation MSDKEHLPQKEQATNKEYSTSKEHATGNEPRTDFQRPVLTLPNQADKLLLHSCCAPCSGEVMEAITASGIQYTIFFYNPNIHPQREYLIRKEENMRFAEKQGIPFVDADYDSDNWFERAKGMEWEPERGIRCTMCFDMRFERTALYAHEHGFSVISSSLGISRWKNMQQITQCGVTAASRYPGMTYWDYNWRKGGGSARMIDISKRERFYQQEYCGCIYSLRDTNKHRKAQGRDIIRIGTLYYGDNAASDNDVTADKDKGDRG, from the coding sequence GTGTCTGACAAGGAACACTTACCCCAAAAGGAACAGGCTACCAATAAGGAATATTCCACCAGTAAGGAACATGCCACCGGCAATGAACCGCGCACCGACTTTCAACGCCCAGTGCTGACACTGCCTAATCAGGCTGACAAATTGTTGCTGCATTCCTGCTGTGCACCGTGTTCAGGCGAAGTGATGGAAGCTATCACTGCGTCTGGTATCCAGTACACTATTTTCTTTTATAACCCGAATATTCACCCACAACGCGAATATCTGATCCGTAAAGAAGAGAACATGCGTTTTGCCGAAAAACAAGGCATTCCATTTGTCGATGCGGATTACGACAGCGATAACTGGTTTGAACGTGCCAAAGGCATGGAATGGGAGCCGGAACGCGGTATTCGCTGCACTATGTGTTTCGACATGCGTTTTGAGCGCACCGCGTTGTACGCGCACGAGCACGGTTTTTCGGTTATCTCCAGTTCACTGGGTATTTCCCGCTGGAAGAACATGCAACAGATAACCCAGTGTGGTGTCACCGCCGCCAGTCGCTATCCGGGCATGACCTACTGGGACTACAACTGGCGTAAAGGCGGTGGCTCAGCCCGCATGATTGACATCAGCAAACGCGAGCGTTTCTACCAGCAGGAATACTGTGGGTGTATCTACTCGCTGCGAGATACCAATAAACACCGCAAGGCGCAGGGCCGCGATATCATCCGCATCGGTACGCTGTATTACGGCGACAACGCTGCCTCCGACAACGACGTCACCGCCGATAAAGACAAAGGCGATAGGGGCTGA
- the cyaB gene encoding class IV adenylate cyclase — protein sequence MHEHFRGKYEVELKFRIQDIIAFREKLFSHHPESFVFENKEHDIYYDSAEKKLRQQNISMLLRRMAPSGIKLWIVKGPRTGRCEAVNVESFDMTDSMLRTLGFLPIFEVNKTRSIYFLDRFHITLDYIESLGHFVEISCMTEDETELDILGEHCQDCALRLGLQMDSIETRSYRQLLGY from the coding sequence GTGCACGAGCATTTCAGAGGGAAATATGAAGTTGAATTGAAATTTCGTATTCAGGATATTATCGCTTTTCGTGAAAAATTATTCAGCCATCATCCTGAATCGTTCGTATTCGAAAATAAGGAACATGATATTTATTATGATTCAGCGGAAAAGAAATTGAGGCAACAAAATATCAGTATGCTGTTACGCCGTATGGCACCATCTGGGATTAAGCTGTGGATTGTGAAAGGTCCGCGAACCGGCCGTTGTGAGGCCGTCAACGTGGAGTCATTCGATATGACAGACAGCATGCTGAGAACGCTGGGTTTTTTGCCTATATTTGAAGTGAATAAAACCCGTAGCATCTATTTTCTCGACCGGTTTCACATCACGCTGGATTATATTGAGTCGTTGGGGCATTTCGTCGAGATATCCTGCATGACGGAAGACGAAACAGAACTCGATATTCTGGGTGAACATTGCCAGGATTGCGCATTACGGCTGGGGTTACAGATGGACAGCATCGAAACCCGCTCCTACCGTCAACTACTGGGATATTAA
- a CDS encoding VOC family protein, producing the protein MLSGFNHLTLSVCDLPRSLTFYHHLLGLRLESEWATGAYLSLPGLWLCLSLEPTRGDIAAGYTHYAFSVSADNFPLFCQRLRDAGVTEWKDNRSEGDSLYFLDPDGHQLEVHVGDLASRLARCRQAPYHAMTFYS; encoded by the coding sequence ATGTTATCCGGATTCAATCATCTGACATTATCGGTGTGCGATTTACCGCGCAGCCTGACGTTCTACCATCATCTGCTGGGGCTGCGGCTGGAGTCTGAGTGGGCGACAGGGGCGTATCTGTCATTGCCGGGATTATGGCTTTGCTTGTCACTGGAACCGACACGTGGCGATATCGCCGCGGGCTATACCCACTACGCATTCAGCGTTTCTGCCGATAATTTTCCGTTGTTTTGCCAGCGTCTGCGTGATGCGGGCGTTACAGAGTGGAAAGATAACCGTAGCGAAGGCGACTCGCTCTATTTTCTCGACCCGGACGGTCACCAACTGGAAGTACACGTCGGTGATTTGGCGTCACGGTTGGCGCGCTGCCGTCAGGCCCCTTATCACGCGATGACGTTTTATTCGTGA
- the dusC gene encoding tRNA dihydrouridine(16) synthase DusC: MRVLLAPMEGVLDSLVRELLTEVNDYDLCITEFLRVVDSRLPVKAFYRLCPELRHGSRTPSGTRVRVQLLGQYPQWLAENAARAVELGSWGVDLNCGCPSKLVNGSGGGATLLKDPELIYQAAKAMRDAVPLSLPVTVKVRLGWDSGERQFEIADAVAQAGASELVVHGRTKEDGYRAERINWAAIGEIRQRLNIPVIANGEIWDWQSAQDCMAVTGCDAVMIGRGALNVPNLSRVIKYREARMPWAEVVQLLQKYVQLEKQGDTGLYHVARIKQWLGYLRKEYDDASELFSQIRALTTSADIARVINSIR; this comes from the coding sequence ATGCGCGTTTTACTGGCCCCGATGGAAGGGGTGCTGGATTCCCTGGTGCGGGAATTACTCACCGAAGTGAATGATTACGATCTGTGCATCACCGAATTTTTGCGGGTGGTGGATAGCCGCCTGCCGGTAAAAGCGTTTTATCGCCTGTGCCCGGAATTGCGCCACGGTAGTCGTACCCCGTCCGGCACCCGGGTTCGGGTACAACTGCTCGGTCAGTACCCGCAGTGGCTGGCAGAAAATGCCGCCAGGGCTGTGGAACTCGGCTCCTGGGGGGTTGATCTCAACTGTGGTTGCCCATCGAAACTGGTTAACGGCAGTGGCGGCGGTGCCACCTTGCTCAAAGACCCTGAGTTGATCTATCAGGCTGCCAAAGCGATGCGTGACGCGGTGCCGCTATCGTTGCCGGTGACGGTAAAAGTGCGCTTAGGCTGGGATTCTGGCGAGCGCCAGTTCGAGATTGCCGATGCGGTAGCGCAGGCGGGAGCCAGTGAACTGGTGGTGCATGGGCGCACGAAAGAGGATGGATATCGGGCCGAGCGCATCAATTGGGCGGCGATAGGGGAAATTCGCCAACGCCTGAATATTCCTGTTATCGCCAACGGAGAAATCTGGGACTGGCAAAGCGCACAGGATTGTATGGCCGTGACCGGTTGTGATGCGGTGATGATTGGCCGGGGCGCGCTCAATGTGCCTAACCTGAGCCGGGTCATCAAGTATCGCGAGGCACGTATGCCGTGGGCGGAAGTGGTGCAATTGCTACAGAAATACGTGCAGCTGGAGAAGCAAGGCGACACCGGTTTGTATCACGTTGCGCGTATCAAACAGTGGCTGGGCTATCTGCGCAAAGAGTATGACGACGCCAGCGAGCTGTTTAGCCAGATTCGTGCGCTGACGACCTCGGCTGATATTGCGCGGGTTATCAACAGTATCCGGTAA